TGGTTGACAATGCTCCCGAGGCCGCCGGGGCCTTGCTGGAAGACGTAACGGCCGGCCAGCGCGTCAGCATCCTTCATGTTCAGCGTCGTCGCGAGCAGCCCGCCGACGTTCACGACCGCGCCGGGGCCGAACGTGATGCTCGTGGGATTGTTGAGGACGATTCGGCCGTTCGCAGTGATCTGTCCGAGGATGACCGATGCGCCTCCCCCAATCACCCGGTTGATCGCGACTGACGTGACGCCAGGCTGGAGGAAGCGAACGAGCTCGTTGAGGCCGACACTGAAGCCGCTCCAGTTGATGATCACTTTGCCGGTCACCTGCTGGATTTGGAGCGTGGTCCCGTTCGGCTGGGAGATCACGGCCTGCCCGGACACGACTTGACCGCCCTGAGGAAGCGCTCCGGCCGGACCGGCGGTGATCAGGCCTGCGAGGGCGCTGGCGAGCAAGACCCGCAGTCGAAGCCAGCAGCTTCTGGCCCTTGGGGTCCGCTTTGTCCTCTCCAAGAGCCAGAACGAGTTCATATCGACTCTAGAGTATGAGCAATTTCAGTGCCCGCTCCTATCTTTGAATCCCCAAATAGAAACACCCTGTTAGGATGCATAGGATCGCGGCCGCGGCACTCGACGGCCCCCTTTTTGGCCGGAGGCCGACAATTCTCGTTGGCTAGAACCGTTTCACGGCAAGAAAATACACACGATTGTCGAGTCCGTCGGAGGGAGGCCGGCCGTCGATGGGCTTGATCACCGGCTTGGCAAACTCGAGCTTGAGGAAGAAGTTGTCCGCAATGCCCATCTGCACCCCTATACCCGCCCCGGTCAGCCAGCGATTCCGCCGCTCGCCGGGCTGCGGATCCAGCAGGGTGGCGCCGCCGTGATCGATGAAGATGAAGAACTGGAGAATCTCCCCCCACTTCTTCCCAAGGAAGGCGGGGACGTCGGCGAAGCCGGGCGCATTCCAGCGGAACTCGCCAGTGACGGCATAGCCGTTGTCGCCCGAGACCTCGGCCACGGGGTAGCCGCGCACGGTGCCCTGTCCGCCCACGATGAACTGCTCGGTGGCCACGAGCCCCGTGCTCGCCCACTGCCCGGCCGCCTTGAGGAACATCGAGGTCGTGGCCGTGATCTGCTGCAGCCGGGCGACATCACCGGTCAGCTTGGTGAAGGTCCCGCCCGCGCCGGGCCGGCTCGCGTGAGAGTCATTGTCCCCCTTCAGGCTACCGAGGAAGTCGCCGACGCCCTGCTGCAGGTTGAGGGACAGGCTGTTCGCTCCTCGCCACGTGTCGATGGAGTTGAGGGAGCCGCCCACCGTGAATACCCGCAGGCGGTCCTTCTGAACCACCTGGAGCTGGTCGGAGGTGAACTCGTTCTTGAAGTCCTTGTAGTCGAAGCTGGCCAGTCCATAGATGCTCAGGGCCCTGCTCCGGACGAAGGGGTGGAAGGCGTAGAGACTGCCCATATCCCCGGCGCCGTGGACGTCCACCAGACCAATGGCTGAGCCGACGCCAGTACCAACTGCGACATGGGTATAGGCGCCGCCGACCTTCGTGCCCAGGGTGTTGATGGGCACGGTATAGGCGAGGCGCGCCAGCCAGAGGGCGCCCCCCTCGCGCGACGTCAGCCCGCGGAAGGCCAAGCCGTCGCCGATGCCCAGCGGGTTGTTCAGATTGAGCGCGACGCCGAAGCGCTCATACGCCGTCGCCTTCGAGCCGTAGTTGTCGGCCTCCACGCTTCCCGTGACGAGGCGGTCCTTCTCGACGTCGAGAACCACGTCGGTCGTGCCTCGCTCGACCCCCGGCTGGAGCGCGCTCTTCACCTCGAGCCCGGGCAACTCGTTGAGCAGGAGCATTCCGCGTTCGAAGCGGCCCAGCTCAAAGACCCGGCTCTCGGGAGCGGGCTGCACGTAGGACCGGATGTACTCGGGATCGTACCAGCGGAGGCCGTTGACCTCGATGCGGCCCACGCGCCCCTCGAGCACCGCGATCTCGACCACGCCGGCCCGCATTTCCTGCACGGGGACATAGGCGCGCGCGAGGATGTATCCGCGCTCCCGATAGAAGGCGGTGATCCTCGCCGCCAGGCCCTCGATCTGCGCCAGCGTGAGGGCGCGGCCCTCACCCTCCGCGAGCAGGTTGTGCAGCTTCTCGGGTGGGAACACCGTGGCGCCGGTCACGCGGAATAGGGACACCGTGACCCTGTCGGAGTCACTCGGAGGGATTGGCGCCTGCTGGCTATATGCCTCCCCACGCCCGGCCAGCACGGCGAGCACGGTCAAGGCGCACTGAACGGCTGTCTTCAAGCCCGAAGCTGTCATGGCCGCGGTGCACCCAACGAGAGCCCGGGAAGGGGCGAAGCCAGACACCTCCCGGGATGGAGGCTCGAGAAGCGCTTACGATCGATACGTCGTGGGCGCACCATGGCTAGCGGGTCCAGAAACCCGCGGGGTCGCAGGCGCGGACGATCTCGAGCTCGGCGGCCGTGGGCGTGGGCGTCTCCCGGCAATCGGCCGCCGCCCGGAGATCCCAGCCCGTGGCGGCCTTGACGCTCGCCACGCTCTGTCCCGGATGCCAGGACACGAGGACCATCTCGCGCGTCGCCTCGTCGAAGCCGTAAACACCCAGGGTGGTGATCACGGCGGCCGGGCCGCCGCCACGCAGCCCCACGCGCTCGCGCCACCCCGCGCCGTCCCCGAAGCCCGGCGAGGTGATGAAGTCCACCCGCTCGCGGAACCGGTGCTTCTCCTGCGGCATGACGACGACGAAGCGCCGGGCGAGGCACGCGATGTCCGCGGCCCCACCGCTCCCGGGCAGACGCAGGGTGGGCTTGCGCCAGTCGCCGATGTAGCTGGTGTTGAGGTTGCCGTGCCTGTCGATCTCCGCGCCGCCGATGAAGCCCACATCCACCAGGCCCTGCTGGAGCAGGGCCATGATCTCGAGCGTGCCCGTGGCCCAGAGCGCGCCCGGAATATTCGGCGTGTCGCTCATGGTCATGAGCGTCTCCGGGGCCGGCTCGTCGCGGACGATGCCGTTCTCGAAGAGTCCGATGGCCCCCGGGGCATGGGTGCGCTTGGCGAAGGCGAAGGCCAGGAGGGGCAGGCGCATGCCCACGAAGGCGAGGTCGCCGTCGCGGATCTGCCGACCCGCCGCGATGACCATCAGCTCCCGATCGGAGTACTCCGGCATGCGGGACGATCTAGTGAAGCACGAAGGGCTTGGCCGCCGCGGCCGTATAGGGGTGCTTTCGGATCGCCTCTTCGTTGATCTCGATGCCGAGCCCGGGTCCCGACGGCACCTCGACGAAGCCGTCACGCGCGCGGATCGGATTGGTGAGGAAGGGCGTCTCGTGCTCGCCCGTGGGGAACTCGACCGGGATGGGGCCACCCCAGGTCGCGGCCATGTGGAGCGTCGCAGCCAGCCCCGGTCCGAAATAGAACGAATGGGGTGCGACGGGCAGATTGGCCGCCTGGGCGAGGGCCGCGATCTTCCTGAACTCCGTGATGCCGCCCACCTTGGTGATGCTGGGCTGCAGGATGTTGCCGGCCCGCCGCTCGACGATCTCGCGAAAGCCGTAGAGGGTGGATTCGTTCTCGCCGAGGGCAATCCGCGTATCGGTGGCGCGCACCACCTCGGCCAGCCCCGCATAGTCCTCCGGAGGCCACACGGGCTCCTCGAACCAGAAGAGCCGGTATGGCTCGAAGGCGCGGGCCATGGCGATGGCCTCACCGGGAGTCCACGGGCAGTTCACGTCCAGCATCAGCTCGACGGTGGGGCCCACGGCCTCGCGCGCAGCTTGCACCGAGGCGACGTCCGTCTGGTGGAGCTTCAGCATCCCGAAGCCCCGGGACACGAAGTACTTGCACGCCGCGGCCACTTCCTTGGGTGAGGCATAGCGCATCAGGCTCGCGTAGACGGGCAGCCGGGGCCGGGTCGCCCCGCCGAGAAGCTCGTACACGGGCGCATGGCGCGCCTTGCCGAGAAGATCCCAGAGGGCGATGTCCACGCCGCTGATGGCGAACATGGCGAGCCCGCGACGGCCATAGATCATGGTTCCGCGCTGCATCAGGTCTATGAGGTACTCGATCCGCGACGGATCCTCGCCGACGATGAGCGGGGCCAGGCTCTCCTCGATGACATTGCAGACGGCCAGCGGCGCGCCATAGGCGAAGGCCTCGCCTATTCCCGTCAGCCCGGCATCGGTCTTCACGCGCACGACGATCTGCTTGCGCGTGCTCCCCGTCCAGGCGGAGGGTGGGTCGAGAGGCTTCATGGGAATGGCGAGACAGACGGCTTCGACGGCGGTGATCTTCATGCGGATTCACGCTCCATGGCTTCACGCTCCATAGCTTCACGCTCCATAATCGAGAGGTTCGGAGAGACGCGGGGTCTTGACGCGCACGGCATCGAGCGCATCCCGGTCCAGCAGCGAGAGAAAGCCCTTCCAGTCGGCGACGCCATGTATCCAGCGATCGAGCCAGGCCTGCATCCCTTCCACCGTGCGCGAGTCCTCGTGATAGCGCCGGTAGAAGTCGTGGGCGCGTCCGTAGTAGCCCTGGACGGGCGAGGGATAGGCGCCGAAGGGCTCGTGGACGACGGCGGCGACCTTGAGGGTGGGGGCCAGGACCAACCCAGGGTCGGAGAGGATGCGCTCTCGGGGCCAGATCTCTTCCCCGATGATGATGAGTCGCCTGGCCGCGAGCGCGGCCGGCTTCGTGACGCCGAGTGTGCCCCAGCAATGCGCGTGGCCCTCGGCATCGGCGCGCTGGACGTGGAGGATGGCGACATCCGGCGTGAGGGCGGGGATGAGTACCAGTGGGTCACCCGAGAAAGGATCTCGCGCCTGCTTGAAGGACGGGTTCGATTCGACGAGCCCCGAGCCGAGGAGCGAGCGCGTCGGGAGATAGGGCGCGCCCATGGCCCCGGCCTGGAGCGCCGCCGCCATGCTCAGGTTGGAGTGATCCTCGACCGCGATGGGATGCGGAATGCCATGCTCCACGGCCCGGCGATAGTTGTAGCCGAGCCCCGCCGAGACATTGCCCACCCAGGCGGCCTGGATGCAACCGACGCAGCCGGCACCCACGAGCTGGTCGAACAGGATGTCCGAGATGGGACCGACGAGGGTGAGGCCGCGCCGTCGCTGGCGAATGAGCTCGTGGCCCGCCGCGAAGGGGATGAGGCCCTCGAGCGCTGTGCCCATGCAGACCGAGGCGCCATCCGGCACGAAGCGGGCCACGGCCTCTCTCATGGAGACCAGCTTGTTCTCGGACACCCGGCCATATTAACCCGAACCGAACGTCTCGCTTGACAGGCCTGGGCCAGATTTAGTATTCCTTAAGTCGACTTTCGTGCTGCAGTAATTGATCCGAACGGCCACCGGGGGAGACGTGTGAAGACGCAGCTCGCGCTCACGGTCAATGGCGAGACCCGGGACGTGGTCGTGCCCGTTCACAAGACCCTGCTCGAGGTCCTGCGCGAGGACCTCGATCTCACCGGCACCAAGCACGGCTGCGAGCTCGGGGAATGCGGCACCTGCACCGTCCTCGTCGACGGCGAGCCGGTGCTGTCGTGCCTGGTCCTGCCCATCGAGTGCCAGGGACGGCAGATCAAGACCGTGGAGGGTATGGCCGACGGCGGCCGCCTCCATCCGCTGCAGCAGGCCTTCGCCGAGCTCGGCGCCGCGCAATGCGGCTACTGCACGCCCGGCATTCTTCTGACCGCCGAGGTGCTTCTCGCCGAGAACCCCACGCCGACGCGTGATGACGTGCGGGTGGCCCTGGCCGGGAACCTCTGCCGATGCACCGGCTACACCAAGATTCTCGACGCCGTCGAATTGGCGGCGCTCAGGATGCGGGGCCGTCCGAGCCGAGGGACGGCCGAGGTGCCGCAGGCATGAGCGTCACGAGGCGAGTACCAAATGAGGATCGCGTATGAAGAACAATAAGCTTTCGGTGGTCGGCCAGTCGCTGCCCAAGATCGACGCCTGGGCCAAGGTCACCGGCGAGACCAAGTTCGCCGACGACATGGCTCTGCCCCGCATGGCCCACGGCAAGCTCCTCCGCAGCCCGCATCCTCATGCGCGCATCAAGCGGATAGACACCTCGAGGGCCGCCGCCCTTCCCGGCGTCTACGCCGTCATCACGGGGCATGACCTGCCGCGCGTGAAGTTCGGCATCCTGCCCGTGTCCCAGGACGAGGAAGCCCTCTGCCTCGAGAAGGTCCGCATGGTCGGCGACGCGGTGGCCGCGGTGGCCGCGGTGGACGAGGAGACGGCCGAGCGCGCCACCGAGCTGATCGAGGTCGACTACGAGCCGCTCAAGCCCCTGATGTCCATCGAGGAGTCGCTGGGCAGCCAGGACGTGCGCATCCACGAGTACGGCGACGGCCCCAATGTCCACAAGGCCGTCTCCCTCCAGTTCGGCGACGTGGAGGCGGCCTTGGCCGCTGCCCACCTCGTCCGCGAAGATGCCTTCTTCTTCGAGGGCAATACGCATTTGCCCATGGAGCAGCACTCCGCGGTCGCGCACTGGGGCCCGGACGGCAAGCTCACGCTCTGGTCCTCGACCCAGACGCCGCACTATGTCCACCGCATGCTCGCCAAGATCCTCGACGTGCCGGCGGCCCACATCCGAGTCATCGCGGCTCCCGTGGGCGGCGGCTTCGGGGGCAAGCTCGATCCCTTCGCCCACGAGATCGCCGCGTGCAGGCTCTCGCAGCTGACGGGCCGGCCCGTGAAGTTCACCCTGACTCGCGAGGAAGTCTTCTACGTCCACCGCGGGCGGCACCCGGTGCTCATGTGGGTCAAGACCGGCTTCACGAAAGACGGCGCCATCACGGGCATGCATTTTCGCTCCTGGCTCGACGGCGGTGCCTACGGCTCCTATGGCGTGGCCTCGACCTTCTACACGGGCGCGCTGCAGACCGTGACCTACAAGGTGCCCGTCTACAAGTTCGAGGGCGCGCGCGTCTTCACCAACAAGCCCCCCTGCGGCCCCAAGCGGGGCCACGGCACGCCGCAGCCCCGCTTCGCCATGGAGTGCCAGATCGACAAGGCCGCCGAGCAGCTCGGCCTCGACCCCGCGGACATGCGGCGCCGGAATCTGGCCGAGCCCTTCACCAAGACGGCCAATCACCTGACCGTGACCACCATCGGGCTCGGCGAGTGCATCGACCGCGTGGTGGAAGCCTCGGGCTGGCGCGAGAAGCGCGGCCGCCTCCCCGCGGGCCGGGGAATAGGGATAGCCTGCTCGTCCTACATGACGGGAGCGGGCACGGCCATTTACTGGAATGACATGCCTCACTCTGGTGTCGTGGTCAGGGCCGACCGGAGCGGCCTGGTCGCCGTGTTCTCCGGCGCCACCGATATCGGCCAGGGCTCGGACTCCGTCCTGGCCTATCTGGTCGCCGAGGTTCTCGGCATCCAGCCCAAGGACATCCGCGTCCTGCCCGCCGACACCGACCTGACGCCCGTGGATCTCGGCTCGTACTCCTCCCGCGTGACCATCATGGCCGGCAATGCCGCCATCCAGGCGGCCACGCGGCTTCGCGAGACGATCTTCGAGGCGGTGGCGAGGAAGCTCGAGGTGAAGGCCGCCCGTCTGGTCGCGCAGGATCGTCGCGTCTTCGTCGAGGGCGAGGAGGACAAGGGCGTGTCCTTTCCGGAGGCCGTGGTGCTCGCCGAGAGCATGCATGGCGTCCTGGCTTTCCCGGGCTCCTATGCCCCACCCAAGCGCGCGGGCAAGTACAAGGGCGGCGGCGTCGGCCCCTCGCCGTGTTACTCCTACTCGGCCTGCGTCGTCGAGGTCCAGGTGGATACCGAGACGGGCGACGTGAAGCCGACGGAGATCTGGATCGCCCACGATATCGGGCGCGCTCTCAATCCGCTCCTCGTGGAGGGCCAGGTCGAGGGCTCGGTGTACATGGGCCTGGGCGAGGTTCTGATGGAAGAGCAGGTCTTCAGGAAGGGCGTGCACAAGGCGCCCTCGATGCTGGAGTACAAGAGCCCGACCACCCTCGAGACTCCCGAGATCCACACCATTCTCGTCGAGGGGGAGGATCCCGAGGGGCCGTTCGGCGCCAAGGAGGCGGGGCAGGGACCGCTCCTGCCGGTCATCCCCGCCGTCACCAATGCCCTCTTCGATGCCGTGGGCATTCGCATCGACGAGATTCCCATCACGCCCGACAAGGTGCTCAAGGCGCTCGAGCTAAAGAGGCAGGGTAAGACGCCTCGTGTGGGGCCCGAAAAGCTGCCGCTCTTCACGTTTCCGGAGCCGCGAGCCGTGGAGTCGGCCTTTGGCCAGCCCGCGGAAGATATTTCCGTGAGGCCATTCGGATCATGACGGGTGTGCGGTACTTAGCTCCGTCCGCGAGTGCGGTTGCCGTGAGGCCTTTCGGAAAATGATGCGATTGCCGCCGTTCACCTATCTGGCCCCCGTCTCGGTGACGGATGCGGTCAAGCTCATGGGCGACCACGGGCCCGAGGCCATGCTCGTGGCGGGCGGCACCGATCTCTATCCGAACATGAAGCGGCGCCAGTTCGAGCCCACCGTGCTGGTTGGGCTCCGCGGCATCCGCGACATGATCGGCGTGCGGGGCTCGGCCAAGGTGGGGATGACCATCGGCGCGGGGACCATCCTGTCCGCCGTGTCTGAGCATGCCGAGATCGCCCGGAGCTATCCGGCCCTGGCCACGGCGGCGGGGCTGGTCTCGAGCCCGCAGCTCCGCAACATGGCCACCATCGGCGGCAACGTGTGCGTGGACACGCGCTGCAACTACTACAACCAGTCCTATCAGTGGCGGAAGGCCGTCAATTTCTGCATGAAGAAGGACGGCGAGATTTGCCTCGTCGCCCCCGGCAGCTCGCGCTGCTGGGCGGTGTCTTCGTCCGACACCGCCCCCGTGCTCTGGAGCCTGGGCGCAAAGGTGAGACTGGTAGGCCCTCAGGGGGAGCGCGTCATCCCGATCAGCGCCCTCTACCAGGACGACGGCATCCAGTACCTGAGCAAGCAGCCGGGGGAAGTCGTCGTGGAGATCGTGCTGCCGCCGGCGGAAGGCTGGCGCTCCGCCTATCTCAAGCTCCGCCGGCGCGGCTCCTTCGACTTCCCGGTGCTGGGCGTGGCCGTGGCGCTCAGGATGGAAGGTGACACGGTCAGGGAAGCCGCCATCACTCTCGGCGCGGTCGCCTCCCAGCCCCGGCCGGCCCCCGACGCGGCGGCGCTCCTCGTGGGACAGCGGCTCAGCCCCGAGCTCATCGCGCGCGTGGCCGAGGCCGCGTACCGGCCCTCCAAGCCGCTGGACAATACGGATCTCACGCATCCATACCGAAAGAAGATGACGCGCGTGTTCGTGGCTCGCGCGCTGAAAGGACTGGCAGGTCTATGACCTCTCTGGGCGGACGGATCAAGTCGCTTCGCGCGGAGCGCGGGCTTCAGCAGCGCCAGCTCGCCGAGAAAGCGGGCATGACGCCCAGCATGGTGTCCCAGATCGAGTCGGGGCGGCTCACGCCGTCCCTGCCCACCCTCGGCAAGCTGGCCGCCGCCCTCGGGGTGCCCATCGCTTCGCTCTTCGAGACGGCTCGGAACGGACGGCTTCATATCAGCCGCAAGAGCGAGTACCCCGTCGTCTCCTTTGACGGCACCACGGAGAAGTGGCATGTGCTCGGGGCCGGGCTCTTCCAGGGCAAGATCCGCGCGGTCGTCTCGACCCTGGGTCCGCGCGCCAAGGGCGTCAAGACGGACAAGGTCATCATCGATCCCGGCCAGATGAAGCTGTTTTACGTCCTCGAAGGCAAGGTCGCCCTCCATTACAATGGCGAGACCCAGCAGCTCGAGGCGGGGGACAGCGCCTATCTCGACGGCGGGACACCGCATGGCTGGGAGAACCTGGGGCCCAAGAGCGCCAAGGCGCTCTGGGTGATTCTGGGCTAAGAGTAGAGCCAAGGGAGAATCGGCGAGCATGGCTGACGACGCCACGAGGATCATGGTCGACTTCCGCACCGAGCCCGCGAAGTACAAGCACTGGAAGGTCTCAGTGAAGGGGCCAGTGGCCACCCTGGCCATGGACGTGAAGGAGGACGGCGGACTCAAGCCCGGGTACGAGCTCAAGCTCAACTCCTATGACCTGGGCGTGGACATCGAGCTCTATGACGCCATCCAGCGCCTGCGCTTCGAGCACCCGGAGGTGGGCGCCGTCATCCTGACCTCGGGCAAGGAGCGCATCTTCTGCGCCGGGGCCAATATCCGGATGCTCAACCAGTCCTCGCATGGCTGGAAGGTCAACTTCTGCAAGTTCACCAATGAGACGCGCAACGCCATCGAGGAGGCCACCGCCGAGTCGCGCCAGGCCTACCTCTGCGCGGTCAACGGCCCCTGCGCCGGAGGCGGCTACGAGCTGGCCCTGGCCTGCGACTGGATCATCATGGCCGACGACGGCTCGACCACCGTCGCGCTTCCCGAAGTGCCGCTCCTCGCCGTGCTCCCCGGAACGGGCGGCCTGACCCGGCTCGTCGACAAGCGCAAGGTCCGTCGCGACCGTGCCGACTTCTTCTGCACCCTGGAGGAAGGGATCAAGGGCCAGCGCGCCGTCGAGTGGCGCCTCGTGGACGAGGTGGTGCCGCGCTCGAGGCTGGACGAGACGGTCCAGAGGCGTGCCGCCGAGCTGGCCGCGCGGAGCGACCGGCCGAGGAGCGCCCCCGGCCTCGCCCTCGTGCCACTGGCGCGCACCATCGAGGGCGACCGAATCGCGTACAGCTCGATGGCCTGCGTGGTCGATCGCCCTCGCGGGGTGGCCGAGATCACCGTGCTGGGTCCGCCCGCGTCACCTCCCGCCTCCCTCGAGGCGATTCACGCGGCCGGCCCGCAGTTCTGGCCGCTCCGGCTCGCGCGCGAGCTCGACGACCTCATCCTCCATCTCCGCGCCAACGAGGAGGAGATCGGGATCTGGGTGTTCAAGACGCAGGGCAGCGCCGAGCTCGTCGAGGCACATGACCGGGCGCTGCAGGACCACGCCGCGGACTGGCTGGTCCGCGAGATACGCCTCTACCTGAAGCGCACCCTCAAGCGCCTCGACGTCTCCTCACGCTCGATCTTCGCCCTCATCGAGCCCGGCTCCTGCTTCACGGGCACCCTGCTCGAGCTGGCCCTGGCCGCCGACCGCTCCTACATGCTCGAGGGCACGCGCGAGGGCGACGCCGAGAAGCCCGCGACGCTGCGGCTGACCGGCATGAACTTCGGCGCCTATCCGATGGTCAACGGCTTGAGCCGGCTAGCCAGCCGCTTCCTCGACGAGCCGGGGCGGGTGGATGACCTCAAGCGCAAGATAGGCGAAGATCTCGACGCGCGGGCCGCGGGTGAGGCCGGTCTCGTCACCTTCACGCCGGACGACATCGACTGGGAGGACGAGGTGCGCGTGGGGATCGAGGCGCGGGCCGCCTTCTCGCCGGATGCGCTGACCGGCATGGAGGCCTCCCTCCGGTTCGGCGGGCCCGAGACCATGGAGAGCAAGATCTTCAGCCGTCTCTCGGCCTGGCAGAACTGGATCTTCCAGCGCCCGAACGCCGTGGGGGACAAGGGCGCGCTCCGCG
The nucleotide sequence above comes from Candidatus Methylomirabilota bacterium. Encoded proteins:
- a CDS encoding ShlB/FhaC/HecB family hemolysin secretion/activation protein, with amino-acid sequence MKTAVQCALTVLAVLAGRGEAYSQQAPIPPSDSDRVTVSLFRVTGATVFPPEKLHNLLAEGEGRALTLAQIEGLAARITAFYRERGYILARAYVPVQEMRAGVVEIAVLEGRVGRIEVNGLRWYDPEYIRSYVQPAPESRVFELGRFERGMLLLNELPGLEVKSALQPGVERGTTDVVLDVEKDRLVTGSVEADNYGSKATAYERFGVALNLNNPLGIGDGLAFRGLTSREGGALWLARLAYTVPINTLGTKVGGAYTHVAVGTGVGSAIGLVDVHGAGDMGSLYAFHPFVRSRALSIYGLASFDYKDFKNEFTSDQLQVVQKDRLRVFTVGGSLNSIDTWRGANSLSLNLQQGVGDFLGSLKGDNDSHASRPGAGGTFTKLTGDVARLQQITATTSMFLKAAGQWASTGLVATEQFIVGGQGTVRGYPVAEVSGDNGYAVTGEFRWNAPGFADVPAFLGKKWGEILQFFIFIDHGGATLLDPQPGERRNRWLTGAGIGVQMGIADNFFLKLEFAKPVIKPIDGRPPSDGLDNRVYFLAVKRF
- a CDS encoding CoA-transferase, encoding MPEYSDRELMVIAAGRQIRDGDLAFVGMRLPLLAFAFAKRTHAPGAIGLFENGIVRDEPAPETLMTMSDTPNIPGALWATGTLEIMALLQQGLVDVGFIGGAEIDRHGNLNTSYIGDWRKPTLRLPGSGGAADIACLARRFVVVMPQEKHRFRERVDFITSPGFGDGAGWRERVGLRGGGPAAVITTLGVYGFDEATREMVLVSWHPGQSVASVKAATGWDLRAAADCRETPTPTAAELEIVRACDPAGFWTR
- a CDS encoding mandelate racemase/muconate lactonizing enzyme family protein; the protein is MKITAVEAVCLAIPMKPLDPPSAWTGSTRKQIVVRVKTDAGLTGIGEAFAYGAPLAVCNVIEESLAPLIVGEDPSRIEYLIDLMQRGTMIYGRRGLAMFAISGVDIALWDLLGKARHAPVYELLGGATRPRLPVYASLMRYASPKEVAAACKYFVSRGFGMLKLHQTDVASVQAAREAVGPTVELMLDVNCPWTPGEAIAMARAFEPYRLFWFEEPVWPPEDYAGLAEVVRATDTRIALGENESTLYGFREIVERRAGNILQPSITKVGGITEFRKIAALAQAANLPVAPHSFYFGPGLAATLHMAATWGGPIPVEFPTGEHETPFLTNPIRARDGFVEVPSGPGLGIEINEEAIRKHPYTAAAAKPFVLH
- a CDS encoding CoA-transferase; this encodes MREAVARFVPDGASVCMGTALEGLIPFAAGHELIRQRRRGLTLVGPISDILFDQLVGAGCVGCIQAAWVGNVSAGLGYNYRRAVEHGIPHPIAVEDHSNLSMAAALQAGAMGAPYLPTRSLLGSGLVESNPSFKQARDPFSGDPLVLIPALTPDVAILHVQRADAEGHAHCWGTLGVTKPAALAARRLIIIGEEIWPRERILSDPGLVLAPTLKVAAVVHEPFGAYPSPVQGYYGRAHDFYRRYHEDSRTVEGMQAWLDRWIHGVADWKGFLSLLDRDALDAVRVKTPRLSEPLDYGA
- a CDS encoding (2Fe-2S)-binding protein, producing MKTQLALTVNGETRDVVVPVHKTLLEVLREDLDLTGTKHGCELGECGTCTVLVDGEPVLSCLVLPIECQGRQIKTVEGMADGGRLHPLQQAFAELGAAQCGYCTPGILLTAEVLLAENPTPTRDDVRVALAGNLCRCTGYTKILDAVELAALRMRGRPSRGTAEVPQA
- a CDS encoding molybdopterin cofactor-binding domain-containing protein, whose product is MKNNKLSVVGQSLPKIDAWAKVTGETKFADDMALPRMAHGKLLRSPHPHARIKRIDTSRAAALPGVYAVITGHDLPRVKFGILPVSQDEEALCLEKVRMVGDAVAAVAAVDEETAERATELIEVDYEPLKPLMSIEESLGSQDVRIHEYGDGPNVHKAVSLQFGDVEAALAAAHLVREDAFFFEGNTHLPMEQHSAVAHWGPDGKLTLWSSTQTPHYVHRMLAKILDVPAAHIRVIAAPVGGGFGGKLDPFAHEIAACRLSQLTGRPVKFTLTREEVFYVHRGRHPVLMWVKTGFTKDGAITGMHFRSWLDGGAYGSYGVASTFYTGALQTVTYKVPVYKFEGARVFTNKPPCGPKRGHGTPQPRFAMECQIDKAAEQLGLDPADMRRRNLAEPFTKTANHLTVTTIGLGECIDRVVEASGWREKRGRLPAGRGIGIACSSYMTGAGTAIYWNDMPHSGVVVRADRSGLVAVFSGATDIGQGSDSVLAYLVAEVLGIQPKDIRVLPADTDLTPVDLGSYSSRVTIMAGNAAIQAATRLRETIFEAVARKLEVKAARLVAQDRRVFVEGEEDKGVSFPEAVVLAESMHGVLAFPGSYAPPKRAGKYKGGGVGPSPCYSYSACVVEVQVDTETGDVKPTEIWIAHDIGRALNPLLVEGQVEGSVYMGLGEVLMEEQVFRKGVHKAPSMLEYKSPTTLETPEIHTILVEGEDPEGPFGAKEAGQGPLLPVIPAVTNALFDAVGIRIDEIPITPDKVLKALELKRQGKTPRVGPEKLPLFTFPEPRAVESAFGQPAEDISVRPFGS
- a CDS encoding xanthine dehydrogenase family protein subunit M, with product MMRLPPFTYLAPVSVTDAVKLMGDHGPEAMLVAGGTDLYPNMKRRQFEPTVLVGLRGIRDMIGVRGSAKVGMTIGAGTILSAVSEHAEIARSYPALATAAGLVSSPQLRNMATIGGNVCVDTRCNYYNQSYQWRKAVNFCMKKDGEICLVAPGSSRCWAVSSSDTAPVLWSLGAKVRLVGPQGERVIPISALYQDDGIQYLSKQPGEVVVEIVLPPAEGWRSAYLKLRRRGSFDFPVLGVAVALRMEGDTVREAAITLGAVASQPRPAPDAAALLVGQRLSPELIARVAEAAYRPSKPLDNTDLTHPYRKKMTRVFVARALKGLAGL
- a CDS encoding XRE family transcriptional regulator; the encoded protein is MTSLGGRIKSLRAERGLQQRQLAEKAGMTPSMVSQIESGRLTPSLPTLGKLAAALGVPIASLFETARNGRLHISRKSEYPVVSFDGTTEKWHVLGAGLFQGKIRAVVSTLGPRAKGVKTDKVIIDPGQMKLFYVLEGKVALHYNGETQQLEAGDSAYLDGGTPHGWENLGPKSAKALWVILG
- the boxC gene encoding 2,3-epoxybenzoyl-CoA dihydrolase; its protein translation is MADDATRIMVDFRTEPAKYKHWKVSVKGPVATLAMDVKEDGGLKPGYELKLNSYDLGVDIELYDAIQRLRFEHPEVGAVILTSGKERIFCAGANIRMLNQSSHGWKVNFCKFTNETRNAIEEATAESRQAYLCAVNGPCAGGGYELALACDWIIMADDGSTTVALPEVPLLAVLPGTGGLTRLVDKRKVRRDRADFFCTLEEGIKGQRAVEWRLVDEVVPRSRLDETVQRRAAELAARSDRPRSAPGLALVPLARTIEGDRIAYSSMACVVDRPRGVAEITVLGPPASPPASLEAIHAAGPQFWPLRLARELDDLILHLRANEEEIGIWVFKTQGSAELVEAHDRALQDHAADWLVREIRLYLKRTLKRLDVSSRSIFALIEPGSCFTGTLLELALAADRSYMLEGTREGDAEKPATLRLTGMNFGAYPMVNGLSRLASRFLDEPGRVDDLKRKIGEDLDARAAGEAGLVTFTPDDIDWEDEVRVGIEARAAFSPDALTGMEASLRFGGPETMESKIFSRLSAWQNWIFQRPNAVGDKGALRVYGTGQRSEFDRRRV